The genomic interval GAGCTTCTTCATCTCCTTCTTGGCCTTTTTCAAGTTAGGCACCTTGTTCATGAACTTGAGTTTGGGTCGTTCAGGAAGGACTACAtctagagggggagggagaaaggggtcaTGGGTTTGGCCCAGAGTCCAGAGTAATGTAGCAAAAAATGAAGAGTGCCAATATGGAGCCAGCAACCTTGACTAGCATTGCTTATGACGGACAAGAACGTACCACGTTGTTTTTACCAACGTGTTGGTAACCCATATTTCTAGTAATATGATAATGATATAAGGTTTTTGCTGTATCTAACTTAGATTTACTGTGAGTAAGTGGGTGGGAGGGACCAATGGAGCTATATTAGAAAAGTGTAGATTACCGCTGTAGTCAGGTGGAATCTCATACGTCTTCATCCCGACCGAGAGAACCTTCAAGTGATTTTGCAGAGCACCTGTACAATGTGTGACACAATATGCCAATACACCAACCACACTTTTAGAACACATTCCCAAAATATAGTATTGATTTTATCATGTCGGTTTACAGTAACGGTATCGTTAGCCTAGTTGACTTTGGTTAAgtacaagctagctagctagtagttcTAACGTTATAAGcgttaacattgactagacTTTAGATAACTACCTTGGAGCCCCGCAATCCTACCAGCTGTATTGGTCACTCCGCAAATAGCGGATTTGATCAAGGAAATCATGTCTTcaccttttttttaaaggtgatAAAATCAGACTACTGTTTAAATTATTCTATGAACCATCTCCAGCTAATAACGACTGTTTAGAGACAAGAATCACGCATTGTACAAGGTCGCGACCATTCCGAGTATGATCAACATCCGGTACGCTTATGAAACTACGCCGTGTAGGAACAATTTCATAGAAACCCTAACTCCTTTCTTGATGCACGACTAGATCTAGTTTTTGTTGAACATTTCTAAGAAAATGATTTATTCAAGACTTAATGGTATTAATTTTCCTTGTTCCTCATGGAATGATGCCATATTAAAACAAAGGATTACAAAGACTTGTCTAGTCTGACTGTCTCAACTCTAGTCGGTGATGTGCCAATTTGACCATGGCAGTGGGGTTGGGGAAGTGATTGCACATTGTATGCAGCTTGTTTCAGCTTGCTAAATTGAAGAAATTTGAGCAATAAATAAGTGCCTCAACTTGCTTTTATTTGCATTAGGCACAAAAACAGTTTAACAGTGCTTTGCATGTCCTTTCTTTAGGTGATGGATAGAGAAGAAATGAAAGAACAGTCGGTCCCTTCTCTTCCATACTACTTCTCCGATAATGGCCATCTGCTTCACACAGACTCCAATGATCCTTATGTGTATCGGTTCAAACGTGGTGATCCTGAGGCTAACCAGAAAGAGGATCAGGCTTTGTGTTTCTTCATCACCCATCATGTCCAACGGCTAATGGAGGAGAACTTCACCCTCCACAGGTTCTATCTCCCAACTGAGCCTCTAAGTGAAGGCCTCAGTCAGGGCTTTGTATACCTGAGCTCTGGAGCTCTAGAACACCCAGACAAACTGCTGGTGCTGATCCAGGACCAGGGCACCGTGCAGTGTGGGCTGTGGAGCTGGAGGGCAGTGGCCCATGAGGGTGTGGAGAAGGGCAGCCAGATCCCCTATGTACAGAGAGCCCTTGAGGAGTCTTACTCTGTGCTGTTGATGAACCCAAATGAAAATGGTAATAATGACAGAGAGGAGTCAGCCAGTTGGCATGTGCGCAGCGTGTGGGACCACCTCCTCACGCACTGCGTTGACCAGCGCATTGTTGTGGTTGCCCATGGATATGGTGGACTGGCCTTTGTAGATTTGCTATGTCAGCGTTCACAGGAGGTGCAGCAGAAGGTGTGGGCTGTGGCTTTCCTTGACTCCTCCCACAACATGTGGCACCAGCCATTAAGGGACGAGGCACGTGATTGGCTGCAGAGCTGTTCAAGGCGGTGGGTACCGAGTTCAAAGCCTCTGAACCAGAATGTAGGTTCCATTAAAGCGGGGGGGCTGCAAGTGTCTGCTGGGACCCAGAGCCAACGCACTGTGCCTGCAGTCTGCATGGAATCAGTGTTCCAGTTCTTCTCCAAGAAGCTGCAGCCCATACCTCCCACAGCCTTCAGTATTGTCACCAGGAGCAGGAGTCTGGGGCAGGGCATCAGCACACCTAATGCTTGATCTTAAATAGACACCTACAAGCCTGGACCCCAATCCAGTTTAAGACTCGAGAATCATGAAGTATAGCCTCAACTAATTGATTCTTGAACGTAATGTATTTCAAAAATAATAAAACTTCACTGCaatcagttttttttgttgattCTCTGTGGATAGTAAATTAATACAGAGCATTGATGGAGATATTTAATACAAATTTGCAAACATAGCATTAACCAAATTATCAAACAAAAGAATACATTTATAATTAAAAATTAATGGAAAATTCAAGCAGCAATGATGCAAAGTCTTTGAAGCAGCTAAAAGTATGAAAAACTCTTAGTTTCTTTTTACATTGGTTACTTTGGCATTTCCACAGGAAACATAACAGATGTTAAACCGTTTAAGGCCTTTGCATTAGTTTTGGGATTGTCAAACATCACACCTGACAAAGTGAGTTGAACCCAGCTCTACTGTATGAATGTCTAGTGCATTAGAGACATCCAAATCGAGATATTCAGTCTTCTTGAAAAGTGACACTATTATAAATGTATTCTGCCATCCAAACCCCACACTAGATCCCGTGGTATAAGAGATCATATTTAGGAATATTCTGTGGGTCGATGGGACTCTGGACAATCATCTTCCCTCTCATAGCTCCCCTGTAGATCACCTCAATCAGGTCAATGAAGTCCTGCTTGGTCTTAAAGCTCCCCACAAACTTGGTGTGGTCTGGGGACCTGTTGAGAACAAAACGGTTATATAATTAATCCTAAGAGTTTTATCAGTAGGCAATGTGTTAGGAGGTTTcctgattcaaacagtacttcTAAACTACACAACCGATGTACAACATCAATTACCAACTAAAATATTTTGCTTGGCTCACCCATAATCAACTTTCATGTGTTGCccattgaagaaaaaaacagtTGATGGTATGTAGCTGATATCGAAATATCTTGTGTAGATCGGTGCATTGTCCACGTCCACAATATATATTGAAGCCATATTACTCAGGTTGTGGGCTGTTTTTGACAACTGTAAAATAAAGATAAATAATCAAAATTAGCAAaacttaaataaatacattttatttagccTAAGTTATGTTTAGAGGGGACCGACGTTTTTATATAATTTTCAGGAGTGAATAGGCTATTCCTAAATCATAGTTCAAAATGTTCAAATTCCAAACATAAAGAGTGGAGAGGATAAGGATTATATGGCAAAATATGTATGCAATTAACTTAATAACGTCATTATGCAGACAATTGGTCGGACAAGAACATTTTCAGTAAAGGCCAGTTTGATTCATAGCACTGTAAATCCAGAGAAAATTCCAGCAACCATGCATTCAGCTAACGCgataatgtaaactactactcACAATTTCATCCAGCTGGAGGCAGACCGAGTCTTCATCTCTTCCAAACCTAAGAACCAAAACCTTTTCGGCCACACCCTTTATAACCTCGTCTATATCCTTTTTGCATGTCAATTTGGGCAAAAACAAACTCATTGTTTACTGTTAAATGAAAGGTTGGAGTCACTTTTTGTGTGCATGTAACCCGTTTGACAGAAGGAAGTAACGTACTAACGCCTAGTGCAACACCACAATGAGCCCGTCATTAAGATTGTAGTTCTAAAAGAGTCCCCCTATTTTCAAATGGTCTCGTGAATTAATATGTTTCTTAATATTCAGTGAAATGGTCATCTACGTATTAGACTTGAAAAAGACAGTGGTTTACGTTTTTATTTTACCTGGACAGCAGTAGAATGTAAACCGTTCCCCACTATGTGGCAGTACGACCAAGTTCAATGTTGCACAGCTTTACAACGTGACCTTTCTCAGTCGAGAAGGCATGGATACAAAACTTAGGTCGTGTACACTAATCTTAGCGATTCAGTTGTCTGCACCAGCAAGCGTATTCAGTGTAGACAATGTATGATTGAAATCTGACAGATAGCGAGATAGCGATGGAAAACAAACAGGTATTGCTTCTTCTCAACGGGGACGTGACTTATTGGTGAGGCGACTAGAAACAACATTCGGTTAGAAAGAAGGAAACGATGCGGTCCCTCGGCCCGCAGTTTCTGCATAAACTCAGCAGACACTGCCGTCTTCTGGAACCAGAACTGGCTAAGACACATGTGATTAAACTGCTGAAATATCCCTGCACTGCTCCACTATGCTCCTTAAGATCCCCGACTCGACACTTTTTTACTTGCGTTTCATTGAGAAAAGATGTCCCCCAAACTCAACAGACAGATCAACCAGTGGAGAAACTTGACCTGGACATCTGGAAGTCTGTTATGAGATCACAAGTGTCTatggaggagaaaacagaggGTGGTGAAGAAGGCCTTTCATCACAAGGACCCGAAGATGCAGGTGAGGACTCCTCATTGGAGGCCACCCGGGAGCTGGTGATGATGTGGCGTCAGGCTGGGAAGCTGGTACCAGAGAACATGAAAGATGAGGACCTGCTGGTGCTAGCTAAGCTCACCACTAAGTCCTCAAAGAAGAAGTACCTAAAATACCTGGCCATCAAAGAGGGCCATAAGAAGGCCCGCAAGgagaagcaggaagagagaaaagctaAAAGAGTGTATCTGGAGGACAATAGGGTGAAGAacgtggagggggaggaagacatGGATGATGAAGGGGAAACAAAACTGAAGAACACTTTCCTCCTGCAGTTCTGGGGGCGTTCTCTGGACAAGTTACTGGCCTGGCGAAGTGCCCAGTCCATGGTGTTCGGCCAGCCGTTAGTGTTCGACATGAGCTACGAGCAGAGCATGGCCAAACGGGAGGTGGAGAACACCATCTCCCagctgctggaggtggagggctcCAACCGCAGAGCCAAAGAGCCATTCCACCTGCACTTCTGCAACTTGCAGCCCGACAGCGGCTACCAGCGCGAGCTGATCAAACGCTACGGCGCCGACGCCTGGGAACGGCTGCTCATCACCACCACAGCTCAGAGTTACGTGGACACGTTCCCCCCTGAACGGCTCGTGTACCTCACCGCGGACTCGCGCAATGTCCTCCGCACCTTTGACCACTCCAAGGTCTACATCGTGGGCTCGCTGGTGGACCGCTCCATCCAGACGGGCCTGTCACTGGCCAACGCCAAGCGTCTGAACCTCGCCACCGCACGCCTCCCTCTGGACGAGTTCCTCCACTGGGAGATCGGTGCCAAGAATCTGACCCTAGACCAGATGATCCGCATCCTGCTGACCGTGAAGGAGACGGGCAGCTGGCAGGAGGCGCTGGAGTTTGTACCCAAGAGGAAACACGATGGTTTTCATCCAACGCAGCATGAGCTGCAGGCACCACAGAAGGTGTGGGAGAGGCAAGGCCCAACCTCCAGGCCTAATACCAGAATGGGTAACAGTGAGGAGGGGACAGGTAGGGGGTCCTACTACAGGACCAGAGACCCTGGTTTTAGAGGGGGGGATAAAGAGGGTGCCAGAACGGTGAGGGACAGGGATAATGATGTCAATAGTGGAGTTAGAGACAGAAGATCCTCAAACACCTATAAGGACACAGCTGGgcgtagagagagggatggaacaGCATGGACAGGAGGTGAAAACCAACCACCCAGCAGAGTCCGAACATCCCTGAAGAGCCAGATGGAGGGACAACGGAGCAGCTCGGGCAAAAAGGAGAACAACTGGTGGAAAGACGAGAAACCATGATCAAGACCCCCAGACTCATCCttattatgtgtgtatgtggttctAAAATGAACTATCACATTGTGTACATGCATACAGATGAAAGTAAACCATGTAAATTAAAGTTGTTTTTTGTGCTGACATTACTGGTTTATGCACCGTTAGAATCACATTACGAATATTGCATGGTCAGGAAAGAGATCTAAACAAACTATAACTTTATTTTGGTCTGTGACATGATGGAATTCAGAAAGGTTTTACAAGGAGTATATGTAAACGTCAACCATtgcactcaaaaacacatttctaGTTCATTTTATTTGCTCTTACTACTGCACTTACATTTAATAAAAATGTCTCAAAGACAAGATGAACCAAAAAGCTCCTCACACAAGACCTGATACATTATAAAGTCATGTCTGATGATCAATGAAAATCTCAATGGCAGAAACACACCTACCAACTCATTCAGCTCGCACGCAAAAACATATTGATCAGTGTGCACCACAAATAATCAAAAGGAGCAGGGAATTTCCAAAGacaattccattggtattgtgCGTCAATTAACTCCACACCAATACTGGCACATTTACATTGCCAGATTCTCACTCTCAAAACTAGAAATCTCTCAAATAAGAAAAACAGCTTTACAACGTTCACTAAAACATCCTGTGTACCCCATGAATTATCATTCCTAATACTTGAAGCAATTCAATAAATATAACACTTGTGTATAGCTGAATAGTAGCATGATATTCATGCAGCTAAGAAATGTCCTGAAGTCTTTACATATGCATATTAGCACTAATCTTAAAATATACATTTCCTAGCCTAAATTAATTCAAGTCAGTGTTCGAGGCAGTGTATTCTCAATATGGATTAACTGCACTTTACCAATGCATGTGAGGTTGTTGTGACATCACTTGCTACCTAAAAGATGGGGCAATGTCCCCACAAACCTAAAATCTGTCTTTCTTAATTATGGAGAGAAACAAAAAGCTATGAATGAGGTAACAAAGCTTGAACACAGTGTTCCACTTGGTACGTTGGTCTACAAAGTGGTCAAACACAGGTAGTTGTACTCTCCCAAAACACAATCGTTGTAATGTTAAAGACATCAACTTCATGGGGAAATAGCAGTCCCATGCTGGTGTAAATGGTCTCTCACACTTTGGTAATGGACTGCAATACCTTTCCCCCCTGTGTCTCTGATTTTGGCTTCCTGACGTTGAGGTTTAACTAGACTGATCCAGACACTGAGGTCATGtggctctgacccccccccccgacctctGACCCTAGAGCACCAGGATGTCTCCACTGCAGCGCTCGCAGCAGTTGAAAGTAATGTTCTCATAACGAGTGTATGGGTGGAATCGTCCGATGCTCTTCTTATTGGTCAGAAAAGCAGATGGGGAGGAGTCATCGAGAGGCGTGTCAGCCTCGACAGGGCATGAGATGGGGTCTAAAATCTTCAGCacctgagacagacacagagaaacaagAATAGCCATTAGCATTTGGATATGGTACATCCACATACCTATGCATTCAACACTGGACTAGTGAGTGTAGTTTAACATGTGAAAGTTAGAGCAAAAGGCATAGTGATGAAGAGGACAGCACTCCTCCTTACCTTCTCGGCCATCTTCTCAGCAGGAGTGTTGCAGAGCTCCGAGGCTGGGCTTCCCTTCACCCCACTGCTGCCTACATTTCCCAGCAGGTGCGAGTTGATGGCGTCAGCCAGTTTGTGATTGGCTACAGCCAGCTCTCCAGTGCTGAGGGGCTGGGCGCTGGGGTAATAGGTCTGCTGCCTGCCCCACTGGAGAGACACCAGGAGCTGCTCCAGGGACCTGTcaatcagaacacacacaccatcacgcGGGGATCGACACgtcatcggtgtgtgtgtgtcttcagagtAGAATGCTTGTACTGTGTACATGGGTTTGCCTCTTACCTGTGTGTGAGCATCATGTCTGTGGAGaagtcctctctctcactcagcagATCCTGGATAGCACTCTGAGCATCCCTGGTCTGGCGCTGGAGCACTGCTCTGGCATTGGTCAGCTCGTCCGCCATCACCCTGGTAACCGAGGTACACGGCAGCACATTCAGGAAACACTTCACATCCATGACATTCAACAACGTAATAAGCTGATGACGACAAATCACACAAGCTGGTGAGTTATTCCGATTAATTCATAGATCggcattatacatttacatttagcagacgctcttatccagagcgacttacagtaagtacagagacattccccccaaggcaagtagggtgaagtgccttgcgtcaaggacacaacgtcatttttcacggccaggaatcgaaccggcaactgaaccggcaaccttctgattaaaagccagattccctaaccgctcagccatctgaccccctagatATCGACTGAACCACTCAACCCTCATCCACACCTGCTGGCGAGGAACTTGCTCCTCCAGACGTCACACTGGATGCTCATTCGCTCCAACTGCTCGGCCGTGTGAGCCAGGTTCCTGCCCAGCGCCTCGTTCTCCAGCAGCAGCTGGCTCTTCTCGCGGGCCAGACGCTCAAAGTGGTACTGCAGGTCCCCCCCCACCGACGCCACCAGCAGCTTCTTCAGCTCACGGTTCACCTGCGTCACGGCACAGTGCCACGGGTTAGCCACCACCACAGGTCTTTTGTTAGGTGATTACAAAATTGGATTATGCTAATAGTGCTATGCTAACGGGATTATGTTGGCCTTGATCATTACATTTGAATGGAATGCATTGCACCGTTTTTGGATGTCGTGCCACAAAACGTCGTTTATAAGCTGCACTTTATATCACTTAGGAGAATCCAGCTGTCCTATTACTAGCGCACGCTCCCTACCTCAGTCTGGACACGGATCTGGTTTGACAGACCCTCTTTGTCCTGCAGCAGCCTGCGCTCCGAATTCTGTAGCTTCTCCAGAGACCCCCTCAAGTcctccagaggaggagagggagagggagacaggcgaTGCTCCATCTGCTGCCCggcttcccccttcccctccatcgGCAAGACAAAGCCACTCCGGCTGATGGCCGCGCGGGGGACCACGATCCGCACCACGTCCACCTCCATGCAGGCCTCGCGGCTCACCTTGCCCAGGTGGAGCACCCCGGGGTGCTGGGGGGAAGTTGAGGGCACAGCTTGGGTGGGTCTGCTGGTGTGCTTGGGGCTGGCCACCTTCAGCAACGGAATCCCTGCCAGAGGCGTATTCGTGGcaatctccaaggcaaccagtGGCTTGTACGTTTCCATCCCATCGCCAGGGCCTCTAACTGGCACCCGGCCAGAACCTAAAGCATAAGACATTTGGATTGTTACCGCCTTATAATGTAGTAGCTGATGGGGTGAATCAGGGCTGAGTGCCACTTTTGTGATAGGCTGAAAGGATGAACACGGTCTGTAATCAAGGTCTTGGAAAAATAGGTAAAGCGAGTTACTTACCCTGCACAGCTACTGCTGTTGACATGGTGGACGCAAGTGTGTTCACAGTATGGGTAATTACAGGAGTGTCCGTGCCTCGGGATGTCTGCCTGAGTATTACCTATGGTGGTAAGGAACAATTCTACGTTGGTCATGTGAAGGGTCGTTATCTAAAGTTATGTATTTAATGTAAGATTGTGCTAAAGTAACCTTTGAACTAAGTCCAAACGTAATCTACATACACCAGGTATTTAATAGAACATCCTTTTACAGCATTTTTACAACACAGCGCGAACACCTTTATCTATCAAGATAAGGACAGAGTAACAACAAACAAACGTTAGCTgtgttagctagctactgtagttggCTAACTTTAGCTGGTAGTGTGGTCGAACTAGAGATAACACTGAGCAAAACTAAGTTAAAGCCAGCGACAGTACGCTCTGCTGGTTGATATTTTATATGGAAAACGTAGTAAAATAACGAGCAGTTATGTAGAGAAAGAAAATGTTATTTTAGCCTACCAAATCTCTCTCAACTGCTTGACGCCATCTTGATTCCTAACCGGATACTGTTGGCCAGCCTGGGCTATGCTAGCTTGTCTGGCGGAAGTTGGGAAGTTCTCGACAGGGTAGGAAGATAGGAACCTTTGCTGTGGTTGAAGGAGCGGTAGGACTGAAAATATGTGCACACCAAATAGAAACTGAAAAGGTACGTGCATTTCATCGCTCCTATTCACcagttataaataaagtaattgTTTTGGATTCCTAACAATTACGGGTGAGTGTGAGATTCAATAATCGTACAAGAACGCTTTCCAAGTGACTTGCTTTAAATTACTGTAGTCACTTTTACAATGGGAGTGCACGGGCTGTGGAAGTTGCTCGAGAGCACGGGGAAGACCATCAACCCGGAGACCCTTGAAGGAAAGATTCTTGCTGTTGGTATCCTTatattgcagtgtgtgtgtaggtgtgtgtgtgtgtgtgagagagagagagagagagagagagagagagagagagagagagagagagagagagagagagaaagagagagggagagagagagagagtactaaTATGGCAGAACCTTAATCAGAACCTCAGACATCAGTATCTGGTTGAACCAGGCAGTGAAGGGAGTGAGAGACCGGGAGGGTAACAGTGTCCAGAACGCCCACCTGCTCACTCTCTTCCACCGCCTCTGCAAGCTACTCTACTTCCGCATCAAGCCTGTCTTTGTGTTCGATGGTGATGCTCCTCTGCTGAAGAAACAGACAttggtaaagtgtgtgtgtgtgtgtgtgcttgcatgtttgtgtgtatgaaagaGATGTATTGTGACTATGTTTCTATCTATTTTCAGAACctaaggagacagagaaaagaggagtTGAACCGTGAGTCCAAACAAACCAACGAGAAGCTCCTCAAGACCTTCCTGAAAAGACAAGCCATTAAGGCTGCACTGGGAGAACGCAGGTGAGTCACCGAGGAGGTAGAAGTTCAGTCCAGAAGCTGTGGAGAAACGGTgatctgaagaagaagaagaaaaaaaagacagataGTGTCTCTTTGTTCTCCGATAGACGTCCATCCATTGTATTCAGTGAAGCAGTTTTCCTCAGCAGTGATTTACTGAGCTTCTCTCCTCCAGTACTGAGCCTCTGCCCAGCATCTCCggtgtgaggagagatgaggtggaTGACATGTACGTTCTACCAGCCCTACCACcacaggaggaaagggagaagaaCAGGTGAGACAGAGGGCCATCTGAATTGGCCTCAACAATGGACTGGTATTTAATCCACCATGAATGATTTGAACTGGCAATCCTGAATGGATCCATATGGCCTCGCTGGCCTTGCCCCCGGCCCCTGTATCTCTtcagttcagaggaagaggaggagaaggagtgggAAGACATGGTGGACAGCCATCGCATATACCAGGTGAAATGCTTCATATACTTGGCTTTGATATTAACTCGAAAATGCAAATTCCAAACCTCAGCCGTTGTGTAAGATGATTTGTTGTGATTGTTTCTCATTGTGCTATTGGTTGCTGTGAATCGATTTCTTTTCAGGAGGAGTTGAATGAAAACCCTAACTCTGTGGATATCAACTCAGAGGAGTTCGCCAGCTTACCTCCGGAAGTGAAACACGAGATCCTGAAAGACATGAAAGAGTTCAGCAAGAGACGCAGGACTATGTACCACAAGCCTccagaggtaacacacacacacacatccacgcacacacacactttcacatacTCCAAGTATTGACAAGTATATCTCCCTGCTCTTGCCAGTGTTCAGGGGAGTTCTCCCAGTACCA from Osmerus eperlanus chromosome 21, fOsmEpe2.1, whole genome shotgun sequence carries:
- the trmt10c gene encoding tRNA methyltransferase 10 homolog C; its protein translation is MRSLGPQFLHKLSRHCRLLEPELAKTHVIKLLKYPCTAPLCSLRSPTRHFFTCVSLRKDVPQTQQTDQPVEKLDLDIWKSVMRSQVSMEEKTEGGEEGLSSQGPEDAGEDSSLEATRELVMMWRQAGKLVPENMKDEDLLVLAKLTTKSSKKKYLKYLAIKEGHKKARKEKQEERKAKRVYLEDNRVKNVEGEEDMDDEGETKLKNTFLLQFWGRSLDKLLAWRSAQSMVFGQPLVFDMSYEQSMAKREVENTISQLLEVEGSNRRAKEPFHLHFCNLQPDSGYQRELIKRYGADAWERLLITTTAQSYVDTFPPERLVYLTADSRNVLRTFDHSKVYIVGSLVDRSIQTGLSLANAKRLNLATARLPLDEFLHWEIGAKNLTLDQMIRILLTVKETGSWQEALEFVPKRKHDGFHPTQHELQAPQKVWERQGPTSRPNTRMGNSEEGTGRGSYYRTRDPGFRGGDKEGARTVRDRDNDVNSGVRDRRSSNTYKDTAGRRERDGTAWTGGENQPPSRVRTSLKSQMEGQRSSSGKKENNWWKDEKP
- the txnl4b gene encoding thioredoxin-like protein 4B, giving the protein MSLFLPKLTCKKDIDEVIKGVAEKVLVLRFGRDEDSVCLQLDEILSKTAHNLSNMASIYIVDVDNAPIYTRYFDISYIPSTVFFFNGQHMKVDYGSPDHTKFVGSFKTKQDFIDLIEVIYRGAMRGKMIVQSPIDPQNIPKYDLLYHGI
- the si:ch73-41e3.7 gene encoding cotranscriptional regulator FAM172A homolog; amino-acid sequence: MDREEMKEQSVPSLPYYFSDNGHLLHTDSNDPYVYRFKRGDPEANQKEDQALCFFITHHVQRLMEENFTLHRFYLPTEPLSEGLSQGFVYLSSGALEHPDKLLVLIQDQGTVQCGLWSWRAVAHEGVEKGSQIPYVQRALEESYSVLLMNPNENGNNDREESASWHVRSVWDHLLTHCVDQRIVVVAHGYGGLAFVDLLCQRSQEVQQKVWAVAFLDSSHNMWHQPLRDEARDWLQSCSRRWVPSSKPLNQNVGSIKAGGLQVSAGTQSQRTVPAVCMESVFQFFSKKLQPIPPTAFSIVTRSRSLGQGISTPNA
- the blzf1 gene encoding golgin-45, with the translated sequence MSTAVAVQGSGRVPVRGPGDGMETYKPLVALEIATNTPLAGIPLLKVASPKHTSRPTQAVPSTSPQHPGVLHLGKVSREACMEVDVVRIVVPRAAISRSGFVLPMEGKGEAGQQMEHRLSPSPSPPLEDLRGSLEKLQNSERRLLQDKEGLSNQIRVQTEVNRELKKLLVASVGGDLQYHFERLAREKSQLLLENEALGRNLAHTAEQLERMSIQCDVWRSKFLASRVMADELTNARAVLQRQTRDAQSAIQDLLSEREDFSTDMMLTHRSLEQLLVSLQWGRQQTYYPSAQPLSTGELAVANHKLADAINSHLLGNVGSSGVKGSPASELCNTPAEKMAEKVLKILDPISCPVEADTPLDDSSPSAFLTNKKSIGRFHPYTRYENITFNCCERCSGDILVL